From Oenococcus sicerae, the proteins below share one genomic window:
- a CDS encoding O-acetylhomoserine aminocarboxypropyltransferase/cysteine synthase family protein → MSQIKYHFETKQVHAGQEAPDPATGARAVPIYQTSSFVFKDAKEAAGRFALTDPGYIYGRLTNPTNAVFETRIAALEGGTSAISLASGAAAVTAAIENVAGAGDHIVAASTLYGGTYELFSETLKKLGIETTFVDPDDPTNFEAAIQDNTKAIFFESLGNPAINIVDFEAVVAIAKKYGILTIVDSTFATPYLIRPFEYGIDIVVHSATKFIGGHGTTIGGVVVEKGDFDYKKSGRYPDFVNPTAAYNGLVWADLDGAAFTTKIRAEHLRDTGATLSPQSAWYFLEGLETLSLRVERHVENARRIVKYLQKHPKVAWVSYPETDDSKYRELSKKYFPKGAGSIFTFGLKAGETGAGTLINHLELFSLLANVGDAKSLIIHPKSTTHAQLNDEQLKAVGITPDLIRVSIGIENADDLIADLDQALAQVN, encoded by the coding sequence ATGAGTCAAATTAAATATCATTTTGAAACAAAACAGGTTCACGCTGGTCAAGAAGCTCCTGACCCAGCTACCGGTGCGCGTGCAGTACCGATTTACCAAACATCATCCTTCGTGTTTAAGGATGCTAAAGAGGCTGCGGGTCGTTTTGCCTTGACAGATCCAGGATATATTTACGGCCGGCTGACTAATCCGACTAATGCTGTTTTTGAAACACGGATCGCTGCTTTGGAAGGCGGCACGAGTGCGATCTCCTTAGCTTCTGGTGCAGCGGCTGTGACGGCAGCTATTGAGAACGTCGCTGGTGCAGGCGACCATATTGTAGCAGCTTCAACACTTTATGGCGGCACTTATGAATTGTTTAGCGAGACGTTAAAAAAATTAGGCATCGAGACGACTTTTGTAGATCCAGATGATCCAACTAACTTTGAGGCCGCTATTCAAGATAATACGAAAGCAATTTTCTTTGAAAGTCTTGGGAATCCAGCAATTAACATCGTAGACTTTGAAGCTGTTGTTGCGATCGCAAAAAAATATGGCATTTTAACGATCGTCGACTCGACTTTTGCAACTCCTTATCTGATCCGGCCTTTTGAATATGGAATCGATATCGTGGTTCACTCAGCAACGAAGTTTATTGGCGGTCATGGGACGACGATCGGTGGTGTTGTTGTTGAGAAAGGTGACTTTGATTATAAAAAGTCAGGTCGTTATCCAGATTTTGTTAATCCGACAGCGGCTTATAACGGCTTGGTGTGGGCTGATCTGGATGGCGCTGCCTTCACAACGAAGATCCGTGCCGAGCATTTACGCGATACGGGCGCCACTTTATCACCGCAATCCGCTTGGTATTTTTTAGAAGGCTTAGAGACCTTGTCGCTCAGGGTTGAGCGGCATGTTGAGAATGCTCGCAGGATCGTTAAATATTTGCAAAAACATCCAAAGGTCGCTTGGGTTTCTTATCCAGAAACAGATGATTCGAAGTATCGTGAATTATCCAAAAAATATTTTCCTAAGGGAGCCGGTTCAATTTTTACTTTTGGTTTGAAAGCTGGTGAAACAGGGGCTGGTACCTTGATCAATCATCTAGAATTATTTTCATTATTAGCAAACGTTGGCGATGCTAAATCCTTGATCATTCATCCTAAATCTACGACTCACGCACAGTTAAATGACGAACAGTTAAAGGCAGTCGGTATCACTCCTGACCTGATTCGTGTTTCTATTGGTATTGAAAATGCTGATGATCTGATTGCTGATCTAGACCAAGCTCTAGCACAAGTTAACTAA
- a CDS encoding ribonuclease G — protein sequence MENQGTEPALVDHWSWGAFMNAFNWGIGNRVYLTLWILVPIFNLVWVFIVGAKAHRWAWEKNSYQNEAEYNAIMATWDRAGFVQFILFLAAIVLNILFIIFLGALGVVLFNSN from the coding sequence ATGGAAAATCAGGGTACAGAGCCTGCTTTAGTTGATCATTGGAGTTGGGGCGCTTTTATGAATGCTTTTAATTGGGGAATTGGCAACAGAGTCTATCTGACGCTGTGGATCTTAGTACCGATCTTTAATCTGGTTTGGGTCTTTATAGTTGGTGCTAAAGCACATCGTTGGGCATGGGAAAAGAATTCGTATCAAAATGAAGCTGAATATAACGCGATCATGGCAACTTGGGATCGTGCTGGTTTTGTTCAGTTTATTCTTTTCTTAGCCGCCATTGTGTTAAATATTTTGTTCATCATATTCCTAGGAGCACTTGGAGTAGTCTTATTTAATTCAAATTAA
- a CDS encoding proline iminopeptidase-family hydrolase: MENGSHILTLKNGFHLWSHTENSGGKTKVIAVHGGPGDNHESFETLPAALLENEISYYDQLGSWYSDQPDFSDLALAEKYLNIAYFVDELEAVRQQLGYEKFVLLGYSWGGMIALEYALKYPKRLNKLIIVGMSDRDRDFTDRMKDEVSKVLSADEAAYVFKEANAGDLNDPLFNQYMARFYEDYYGRFSKSSTTHAVSTTNMQVADYMMGRNPFQTVGTMAGWDISDRIDQINTPTQFMIGDQDMIPIARIQKIIRHMQNAKLVVVPQATHVVIRDNPEYFFQQLNNFLNN; the protein is encoded by the coding sequence ATGGAAAACGGTAGTCATATTCTCACATTAAAAAATGGTTTTCATCTTTGGTCGCATACAGAAAACTCTGGTGGCAAAACAAAAGTAATCGCAGTTCATGGTGGTCCTGGAGATAACCACGAATCTTTTGAGACTTTGCCGGCAGCACTTTTAGAAAACGAAATCAGTTACTATGATCAATTGGGATCTTGGTATTCGGATCAACCGGACTTTTCGGATTTAGCATTGGCCGAAAAGTATTTAAATATTGCTTACTTTGTTGACGAATTAGAAGCTGTCCGCCAACAATTAGGTTACGAAAAATTTGTGCTATTAGGTTACTCATGGGGCGGCATGATCGCTTTAGAATATGCCTTAAAATATCCGAAGCGGTTGAATAAGCTGATTATTGTGGGAATGTCTGATAGAGATCGTGACTTCACCGATCGTATGAAGGACGAAGTTTCCAAAGTTTTGTCCGCAGATGAGGCCGCCTATGTATTCAAAGAAGCGAATGCAGGCGACTTGAACGATCCTTTATTTAATCAATATATGGCAAGGTTTTATGAAGATTATTATGGTCGTTTTTCTAAAAGCTCGACAACACATGCTGTTTCCACAACTAATATGCAGGTCGCTGATTATATGATGGGCCGCAATCCCTTTCAGACAGTTGGGACGATGGCGGGTTGGGATATTTCTGACAGGATCGATCAGATCAACACACCCACTCAATTCATGATTGGTGATCAAGATATGATTCCGATCGCGAGAATTCAAAAGATAATTCGGCATATGCAAAACGCAAAATTGGTGGTTGTTCCACAAGCAACGCATGTTGTCATTCGTGATAATCCTGAGTATTTTTTTCAACAATTAAATAATTTTCTAAATAACTGA
- a CDS encoding LacI family DNA-binding transcriptional regulator — protein sequence MSTMKDVAKLAKVSLGTVSRVINHIDGVKAASVDKVQAAVAKLGYVRNDYARGLKINSSQTIALILPTIWNPFFAEFAYCVERELYHLHYKLLLCNSEADASKEYEYIKMVTQNKVDGIIGITYSEIDQYVSSKLPFVSVDRYFTEQVSYVSSENFKGGQIAAAELIKAGAKHLAYFGSYAAYKNETTKRHDGFLEYAKNHCQDVNDIFVPAPIDHSIDSLVNQLFDKDPRVDGIFCVNDTTLIEVEQALNKRGLSVPQDVQLIGYDGIMLTEDVSLSVSTIAQPITKMAKAAVEILLRKIKDPLHKQEIQILPVSFRTGLTTRHS from the coding sequence ATGTCAACAATGAAAGATGTTGCAAAGCTAGCTAAGGTTAGCTTGGGCACTGTTTCACGCGTGATCAATCATATAGACGGCGTTAAAGCTGCAAGCGTTGATAAAGTACAAGCGGCTGTCGCGAAATTAGGTTATGTTCGTAATGATTATGCGCGCGGTTTAAAAATTAATTCTTCGCAAACAATTGCTTTGATCCTGCCCACGATCTGGAATCCTTTTTTTGCCGAATTTGCATATTGCGTTGAACGCGAGCTTTATCATCTACACTACAAATTACTGCTGTGTAATTCGGAAGCAGATGCCAGCAAGGAATATGAATACATTAAAATGGTCACGCAAAATAAAGTAGACGGCATTATCGGTATTACTTACAGCGAGATCGATCAATATGTGTCGTCCAAACTTCCTTTTGTGAGTGTTGATCGTTACTTTACGGAGCAAGTATCCTATGTCAGCTCAGAAAATTTCAAGGGCGGCCAAATAGCAGCCGCAGAATTGATCAAAGCCGGCGCCAAACATCTGGCTTATTTTGGCAGTTATGCAGCTTACAAAAATGAGACCACCAAACGACACGATGGTTTTTTGGAGTACGCTAAAAATCATTGTCAAGATGTTAATGATATTTTTGTTCCTGCTCCAATTGACCATAGCATTGACAGTTTAGTCAATCAACTTTTCGATAAAGATCCTCGTGTAGATGGCATTTTTTGTGTCAATGATACAACGCTCATAGAAGTGGAACAGGCATTGAATAAACGTGGATTATCTGTTCCTCAGGATGTTCAGCTAATTGGTTACGATGGCATTATGCTCACTGAAGATGTGTCTTTATCCGTGTCAACGATCGCTCAGCCAATTACTAAAATGGCTAAAGCCGCTGTCGAAATATTGCTGAGAAAAATTAAAGATCCGCTTCACAAACAAGAAATACAAATACTTCCCGTCTCATTTAGAACCGGTTTGACAACTCGGCATTCTTGA